In one window of Oryza sativa Japonica Group chromosome 9, ASM3414082v1 DNA:
- the LOC4347106 gene encoding glycine-rich cell wall structural protein 2-like, translating to MSHMKTFALGIVVLATLVLASESQISRKDLSIDLGGGGGIGIGTGISIGIGGGAGGSGSGSGSGSGSFSGSGSSSGSGSASGSGSRSSAGSSVGSSAGSSAGSGAGSYAGSGAGSGSGYNQGQGTGEGEGEGQGQGYGSGHGAGTGSGYGEGHGEGNGFGSGYGEGHGEGYGEGNGSGSGYGEGHGEGHGQRNASGSGYGDGHGEGHGYGQGSGYGEGHGSGHGQGSGSGYGEGYGKGSGNGYGNGSGSGYGEGHGYGSGSGHGK from the coding sequence ATGTCTCATATGAAGACTTTTGCTCTTGGCATTGTTGTCCTTGCTACACTAGTTCTTGCATCTGAGAGTCAAATTTCTCGTAAAGACTTAAGCATCGAccttggtggcggtggtggtatTGGAATTGGTACCGGAATTAGTATAGGCATAGGTGGTGGCGCCGGTGGCTCCGGCTCTGGGTCTGGTTCAGGGTCAGGTTCTTTCTCAGGCTCAGGCTCGAGTTCAGGCTCAGGCTCTGCTTCTGGGTCTGGCTCAAGGTCGAGTGCTGGTTCAAGCGTAGGGTCATCAGCTGGATCTAGCGCTGGTTCTGGAGCAGGCTCATATGCTGGCTCTGGTGCTGGTTCGGGATCTGGTTATAATCAAGGTCAAGGAACAGGTGAAGGTGAAGGTGAAGGTCAAGGTCAAGGTTATGGCTCTGGCCATGGAGCAGGCACAGGGTCAGGGTATGGCGAGGGACATGGTGAAGGAAATGGCTTTGGCTCAGGATATGGTGAGGGGCATGGCGAAGGCTACGGTGAAGGAAATGGCTCTGGCTCAGGATATGGTGAGGGGCATGGTGAAGGCCATGGTCAAAGGAATGCCTCTGGCTCAGGATATGGCGACGGGCATGGTGAGGGCCACGGTTATGGTCAAGGATCTGGTTATGGTGAAGGCCATGGCTCAGGACATGGCCAAGGATCAGGGTCAGGCTATGGTGAAGGATATGGTAAAGGTTCAGGCAATGGATATGGAAATGGTTCAGGCTCAGGCTATGGTGAGGGCCATGGCTATGGCTCTGGTTCTGGCCATGGGAAATAA
- the LOC4347107 gene encoding uncharacterized protein, with product MSTFLDSTLEAALDPTLDPALEPANDPALEPELEPVEDDVLELAEDPALEPLPDLDPEPEVEAELEAELELELLVPPIPTPAPSPIPRPPELDPEPKAETDPEADPKPGLDPEPDTNVEPDLELEPEPPPPRPMPIPTPSPRPRPPDPEPKPDPEPDPELEPEPEPEPDPEPEPEPPTPKPIPTPIPSPPPRLIPRSFLAKRLSPTGASDAATATKTTKAMDFVQTIVLYCLQHATATILRASNGDEMMQVFDRPHGNLYIDRDQCKIELAMWLVKVSQSGVVELCLRVCS from the exons ATGAGCACTT TTCTAGACTCAACTCTAGAGGCTGCACTTGATCCTACTCTAGACCCCGCACTAGAGCCTGCAAATGACCCAGCATTAGAACCTGAACTAGAGCCTGTAGAGGATGATGTACTTGAACTAGCTGAAGATCCAGCGCTTGAACCACTTCCCGATCTTGATCCAGAGCCAGAAGTTGAAGCCGAGCTTGAAGCCGAACTTGAGCTAGAGCTACTAGTACCGCCAATACCAACTCCAGCTCCAAGCCCAATCCCAAGGCCGCCTGAGCTTGACCCTGAACCAAAAGCTGAAACTGATCCAGAAGCTGATCCTAAGCCTGGACTTGATCCGGAGCCAGACACGAATGTTGAACCGGACCTTGAACTTGAGCCAGAACCACCGCCACCTAGACCAATgccaattccaactccaagtccaaGGCCAAGGCCTCCTGATCCTGAGCCTAAACCAGACCCCGAACCTGACCCTGAGCTAGAACCTGAGCCAGAACCTGAGCCAGATCCCGAACCTGAACCTGAGCCACCTACTCCTAAACCTATACCAACTCCAATCCCAAGTCCACCCCCAAGGTTAATACCAAGGTCCTTCCTTGCAAAGCGGCTCTCCCCCACCGGAGCAAGTGATGCAGCAACGGCAACCAAAACTACAAAAGCAATGGACTTCGTGCAAACCATTGTACTATATTGTTTGCAACACGCAACAGCTACTATACTTCGTGCTAGTAATGGAGATGAGATGATGCAGGTGTTTGATAGACCTCATGGGAATTTATACATAGACAGAGATCAGTGCAAGATTGAGCTAGCGATGTGGCTGGTAAAGGTTTCACAGAGTGGTGTAGTTGAGTTGTGCTTGCGTGTTTGCTCTTGA
- the LOC107277641 gene encoding protein GAMETE EXPRESSED 2, with protein sequence MGSPRSSLPPLWLLLLCVVAAARRASMARAQQPMPPSFAFSWLDYRSSFVAGDTAVIKITPLDLPPGDEARRSLSFTATVNGRRGNSTYIADVAAHHAGEPAAWNITFVPLRAGDFVVLVGEERFGVAESTLEFAVAAAGVHPSASLASWTYSGACVAGSKASVSVALRDAFGNGVARGADMPGGNGNLKVSVSRSNGAIVEFKDFRYNGWAEDGRISLEFVPVVAGAFLVRVQSDDNTLRGSPLLLTVNPGPVDIAKSTCSWKYGTNVLQIFSKLEIFIHQKDYFGNAVPDIHPFDARIVKRATNLSVPVADLLIEVVDDGTRLLSFKAVDPGEFVLTIFDPKLNQKISNMDYVYNVFVGYCDGSNSFANGSGLAHSVAGSVSHFMVYLQDHYSYPSPIESAWLKVQILSKNGASVNSTISPGELNEETFVGGHFSTFVGGHFSGGPTGHQEKIIAGNMRPNSFNVSYTPKFAGEYEIWVQCGNIVINSGNPYKMTVSTGVVSTDLSTVVTFVRKVKTSVHNEVVVQLVDPFMNPMIHLASKLRIQLTSADSTTPMNAPSFTAGEFVDNKDGSYTTYYVAKNTGLYRICIQFEDAQLKPCPFEVHVVQDEDFSTVQNDIISVRENESVSFDVLSNDYIAGGQAVVNFYPPLHGSVLQYNQKKFRYTPFEGFFGNDTFWYIIFDKHDNIAYGTVFISVLCRPPQFISLPQQLHATEDTIAPQFGGFPGIKIAYSDAAENISVMLQAQSGNVSLAPMPMKFHQTSYDVLSISTGDRYGKDLIFNGTVEAINGALRFVKYIGNEDFYGNDIIKIYAMSRSGREDAQVPIFVEPINDPPVILAPESIFLGGKKSIEGYQIFDKQRDPFESSIVEPDLQSFPGNKSHLQLVLSLEVHEGALMVTLTAGIVATAEVKIEGNNCWQPLQTSSADRIVLRVAGIRFRGSVSDCNNAMQRLFYQGRSNETTLVIIVNDLGYFGCYPDCSMKSGTPLSTIKTIRLLIRKSVKSRDLLLRTALTIELSLGCVLLYYILKCICALKGKGKNHNKKTRKLKKTASHQNTSTSSSDDAGYLSAPATVLSSGGNRSSLRKRSPRSRRQELELQPLTMSRNNGDQDDQLAEHKDK encoded by the exons ATGGGCTCGCCGCGCTCGTCCTTGCCTCCTCTCTGGCTTCTCCTCCTCTGCGTCGTCGCAGCAGCACGGCGCGCGTCGATGGCGCGGGCGCAGCAGCCGATGCCGCCGTCGTTCGCGTTCAGTTGGCTCGACTACAGGTCGTcgttcgtcgccggcgacaccgCGGTGATCAAGATCACGCCGCTCGACCTCCCGCCCGGGGACGAGGCGCGGCGGTCGCTGTCGTTCACGGCGACGGTGAACGGCAGGCGGGGCAACAGCACCTACATCGCCGACGTCGCGGCGCACCACGCCGGCGAGCCGGCCGCCTGGAACATCACGTTCGTGCCGCTGCGCGCCGGCGACTTCGTCGTGCTCGTCGGCGAGGAGCGGTTCGGCGTCGCCGAGTCGACGCTCGAGttcgcggtcgccgccgccggcgtgcaccCGTCGGCGTCGCTGGCCTCCTGGACCTACTCCGGCGCGTGCGTCGCCGGATCGAAGGCGTCCGTGTCGGTCGCTCTCAGGGACGCGTTCGGCAACGGCGTCGCGCGAGGGGCCGACATGCCCGGCGGCAATGGCAACTTGAAGGTGTCGGTGTCCCGTAGCAATGGCGCCATCGTGGAATTCAAGGATTTTCGGTACAATGGATGGGCGGAAGATGGACGCATCAGCCTTGAGTTTGTTCCGGTTGTTGCTGGAGCATTCCTTGTCCGGGTTCAGAGCGATGACAACACATTGCGTGGTTCGCCATTGTTACTGACCGTCAATCCAG GCCCTGTTGATATAGCTAAAAGCACATgcagctggaagtatgggactAATGTATTGCAGATATTTTCCAAGCTGGAGATTTTCATACATCAGAAGGATTATTTTGGAAATGCTGTTCCAGATATCCATCCATTTGATGCTAGAATAGTTAAACGAGCCACAAATTTGTCTGTCCCGGTAGCAGATCTACTGATTGAGGTTGTGGACGATGGAACTCGGCTGCTCTCTTTCAAAGCTGTGGATCCTGGAGAGTTTGTTCTCACAATTTTCGATCCTAAGCTGAACCAAAAGATCTCCAACATGGACTACGTGTATAATGTTTTTGTAG GGTATTGCGATGGTTCAAACAGTTTTGCTAATGGATCTGGTTTAGCACATTCAGTTGCCGGTTCAGTGTCACATTTTATGGTTTACCTGCAGGATCACTATAGCTATCCTTCCCCAATTGAATCCGCATGGCTGAAAGTACAGATTTTGAGTAAAAATGGTGCTAGTGTAAATTCAACCATATCTCCAGGAGAATTAAATG AGGAAACATTTGTGGGAGGACATTTCAGTACATTTGTGGGAGGACATTTCAGTGGAGGACCTACTGGCCATCAGGAAAAA ATTATTGCAGGAAACATGCGACCAAATAGTTTTAATGTTTCATATACTCCTAAATTTGCTGGGGAGTATGAAATTTGGGTTCAGTGTGGGAACATAGTGATAAACAGTGGAAATCCCTATAAAATGACAGTTTCCACAG GTGTAGTTAGCACCGATTTATCAACAGTTGTCACGTTCGTTCGTAAAGTCAAAACTTCAGTCCACAATGAAGTAGTTGTTCAACTTGTTGATCCATTCATGAATCCAATGATACACTTGGCATCAAAATTGAGGATTCAGCTAACCTCTGCAGATAGTACAACCCCTATGAATGCGCCAAGCTTCACCGCAGGGGAGTTTGTTGACAACAAAGATGGATCGTATACTACTTATTATGTGGCGAAAAATACCGGTTTATATAGAATTTGTATTCAGTTTGAGGATGCACAACTGAAACCTTGCCCATTCGAAGTGCATGTTGTTCAAG ATGAAGACTTCTCCACGGTTCAAAACGATATAATTTCAGTACGGGAGAATGAATCTGTTTCCTTTGATGTATTGTCAAATGACTACATTGCAGGAGGCCAAGCTGTAGTTAATTTTTATCCG CCGCTTCATGGGTCAGTCCTACAATAcaatcaaaaaaaatttaggtaCACACCTTTCGAAGGATTCTTTGGAAATGACACATTTTGGTACATAATATTCGACAAGCATGACAACATTGCATACGGCACAGTGTTCATATCAGTTCTCTGCAGACCACCCCAGTTTATTTCTTTACCCCAACAGCTACATGCTACTGAAGACACGATTGCCCCACAATTCGG TGGGTTTCCAGGGATTAAGATAGCATATTCAGATGCAGCAGAAAATATCTCTGTTATGCTACAAGCGCAGTCTGGAAATGTGTCTCTTGCTCCTATGCCAATGAAATTTCATCAGACATCATATGACGTACTTTCAATCAGCACAGGAGATAGATATGGCAAAGATTTGATATTCAACGGAACAGTCGAAGCAATAAATGGAGCGCTACGATTTGTTAAGTATATCGG AAACGAAGACTTCTATGGAAATGATATTATAAAGATTTATGCCATGAGCAGGAGTGGAAGAGAAGATGCTCAAGTACCCATTTTCGTAGAGCCAATCAACGATCCACCAGTTATATTAGCTCCAGAATCGATTTTCTTGGGTGGGAAAAAATCAATTGAAGGATATCAAATCTTTGACAAACAAAGGGATCCATTTGAGTCCTCCATTGTTGAACCAGATCTTCAGAGTTTCCCAG GGAACAAGTCCCATCTTCAGCTGGTTCTCTCATTAGAAGTTCATGAAGGAGCTCTCATGGTAACCTTGACAGCTGGTATCGTCGCCACTGCAGAGGTGAAGATTGAAGGGAACAACTGTTGGCAGCCCCTTCAGACTTCCAGTGCTGATCGCATAGTCCTGAGAGTAGCTGGTATCAGGTTCCGTGGGAGTGTCTCTGATTGCAACAATGCAATGCAGCGGTTGTTCTACCAG GGTCGAAGCAATGAAACAACCTTAGTTATTATTGTAAATGACCTGGGATACTTTGGATGCTACCCAGACTGTTCAATGAAATCAGGGACGCCATTGTCCACCATAAAGACCATTCGTCTACTCATAAGGAAATCTGTGAAGTCAAGAGATCTTT TGTTGAGAACAGCCTTAACAATTGAGCTATCCCTTGGGTGTGTTCTTCTGTATTACATCTTAAAATGCATCTGTGCTCTCAAAGGCAAGGGAAAAAATCACAACAAGAAGACACGTAAGCTGAAGAAGACCGCGTCTCATCAAAAT ACGAGCACCTCATCGTCAGATGATGCTGGATATTTGTCTGCACCTGCTACCGTGCTCTCCTCAGGTGGAAACAGATCCAGTTTACGGAAGAG GTCACCTCGGTCACGCAGGCAGGAACTGGAGCTGCAGCCGTTAACTATGTCCAGAAACAATGGAGATCAAGATGACCAGCTTGCAGAACACAAGGACAAGTAG
- the LOC4347105 gene encoding uncharacterized protein — MAAARLRLLSAGLLSPAVSRARHSSSLQGLRALSTLSTTLGSGAGEDEIERIRREFEDAKRNYLSIPVAIKDMAKMNPQGIYVNKNVKLDDLQVYGFDYDYTLSHYSEHLQCLIYDLAKKHLVNELKYPESCLKYEYDHGFPIRGLYYDRLKGCLLKLDFFGSIEPDGCFFGRHKLSLSEIKELYGTRHIGRDQARQLVGLMDVFCFSEACLLADIVQHFVDARLEFDASYVYEDVNQSIQHVHRSGLIHRKILSEPQKYLIKNSQVFRFLKMLREKGKNLFLLTNSPFYFVDGGMSYLLEDEHFDGNSWRELFDVVIAQANKPTFYNSDHPFRVYDTQKDTLAFTAVDKFLPNEVYYHGCLKSFLQITKWRGPEVIYFGDHLLSDLRGPAKAGWRTAAVIRELEDEIEIQNGDSYRFQQAKLSIIHDLLGKVHATVVSTEKGQVYRALLDELNAERRQCRSAMRDLFNSSFGATFLTDTGRESSFAYHIHQYADIYTSKLENFLSYAPESWLHPPHDIKIMPHNAKVPASLFSGS; from the exons atggcggcggcgcggctccggCTGCTGTCCGCGGGGCTCCTCTCGCCGGCGGTGTCCAGGGCGCGGCACTCTTCTTCCCTGCAGG GTCTCCGCGCGCTGTCCACGCTCTCCACTACGCTCGGGTCCGGCGCGGGGGAGGACGAGATCGAGCGCATCCGCCGCGAGTTCGAGGACGCCAAGCGGAACTACCTCAGCATCCCCGTCGCCATCAAGGACATGGCCAAGATGAACCCGCAAG GCATTTATGTGAACAAGAACGTCAAACTGGATGACCTGCAAGTCTATGGTTTTGACTATGACTACACGCTGTCCCACTACTCCGAGCACCTGCAGTGCTTGATCTACGATCTCGCCAAGAAGCACTTGGTCAATGAG TTGAAGTATCCGGAGAGCTGCTTGAAGTATGAGTATGACCACGGCTTTCCCATCAGGGGGCTCTATTATGACAGATTAAAAGGTTGCCTTTTGAAGCTTGATTTTTTCGGGTCTATCGAACCAGATGGTTGCTTCTTTGGGCGGCATAAG CTGAGTTTGAGTGAGATAAAAGAACTCTATGGCACACGGCATATTGGCAGAGATCAAGCTCGCCAGCTTGTTGGGCTAATGGATGTCTTCTGTTTTAGTGAG GCATGCCTTCTTGCTGATATAGTTCAGCACTTTGTAGATGCCAGGCTGGAGTTTGATGCATCCTATGTATATGAAGACGTAAACCAATCGATTCAGCATGTCCACAGAAGTGGTCTGATTCACAGGAAAATTCTTTCGGAGCCTCAGAAATATCTGATAAAAAAT AGCCAGGTCTTCCGTTTCTTAAAGATGCTaagagagaaggggaaaaacCTATTTCTTCTCACCAACTCACCTTTCTACTTTGTGGATGGAGGAATGAGCTACTTGCTTGAG GATGAGCATTTTGATGGGAATTCCTGGAGGGAGCTCTTTGACGTTGTCATTGCGCAGGCAAATAAACCGACTTTCTATAATTCAGACCACCCATTCAG GGTATATGACACTCAAAAGGATACACTAGCTTTTACTGCAGTTGACAAGTTTCTGCCAAATGAAGTTTATTATCACGGTTGCTTAAAATCATTTCTGCAGATTACAAAGTGGAGAGGCCCAGAG GTTATATACTTTGGTGATCATCTTCTCAGTGACTTGAGAGGGCCTGCAAAAGCTGGCTGGCGAACAGCTGCTGTAATTCGTGAACTTGAG GATGAAATAGAAATCCAGAATGGTGACAGCTACCGGTTCCAACAG GCAAAATTAAGTATAATACATGATCTACTTGGGAAAGTTCATGCAACTGTGGTTAGCACTGAGAAAGGACAAGTTTACCGAGCATTGCTTGATGAGTTGAATGCAGAAAGGCGTCAATGTCGATCTGCGATGCGAGATCTTTTCAATAGCTCTTTTGGTGCAACCTTCCTTACAGATACTGGAAGGGAATCATCGTTTGCTTATCACATCCATCAATATGCAGATATTTACACCAGCAAGCTTGAGAATTTTTTGTCATATGCCCCTGAATCATGGCTCCATCCACCTCATGACATAAAGATAATGCCACATAATGCGAAG GTCCCAGCGAGTTTGTTCAGTGGCTCGTAG